From Methylomonas sp. EFPC3, a single genomic window includes:
- a CDS encoding trypsin-like serine protease, translated as MRYFIFLSLFIGIPTSCFADKAFQIFVDPINSISVQANGVSPIHKRDLSELAAKIEGTETSDCHAYGRHSSAEAIANVKILRQDDSSISFSLSNAATALGGHFRNCATCALSNCVGIFGNDTTGQATANSRALVTIKFDKEFPAADYLLNFNSSSKGISPKFKLTDRFGNEINLQSTSDQQIIHGFPGNLYYFSVDLDISVSNKGGCCKDEKSNYSVIDISVLKAPILSSMGIVEPYIRGGDETEPGSYMNVGAILIGGRLHCTGTVVGKQTILTAAHCLEGYENQLDNMSFILGTNIQQPEIQAIGISNFEYPKENIIGFKFNRNTLEDDIGLVYLKHELTVEPVMLHTGLPSWNEILDKRKNLTFVGFGYDVIEDQKVGVGIKREASWYINKVENRRVAFQVIGKNTCKGDSGGPAFIFSSRSIIQVGITSGGNSTCTEGFETRIDAFSIWLAGKIR; from the coding sequence ATGAGATATTTTATTTTTTTATCTCTTTTTATTGGCATACCAACAAGCTGTTTTGCAGATAAGGCATTCCAGATTTTTGTAGATCCTATTAATTCCATATCTGTTCAGGCTAATGGTGTTTCTCCTATACATAAAAGAGATTTGAGTGAGTTGGCCGCAAAAATTGAAGGTACGGAAACAAGCGATTGTCATGCATATGGAAGACATAGTTCAGCCGAGGCAATTGCAAATGTCAAGATTTTGCGTCAAGACGACTCATCTATCTCTTTTTCTTTATCAAATGCAGCAACAGCTTTAGGTGGTCATTTTCGTAACTGCGCTACTTGTGCATTAAGTAATTGTGTGGGAATTTTCGGAAACGATACTACTGGACAAGCTACCGCAAACTCTAGAGCGTTGGTCACAATAAAGTTTGACAAAGAATTTCCAGCCGCAGACTACCTTTTAAATTTTAATAGTTCTTCAAAAGGTATCAGTCCAAAGTTTAAATTAACGGACCGGTTTGGCAATGAAATTAATTTGCAATCAACGAGTGACCAACAAATTATTCATGGATTTCCTGGTAATTTATACTATTTTTCAGTCGATCTAGATATTTCAGTGAGCAATAAAGGCGGATGCTGCAAAGATGAAAAAAGCAATTATTCCGTAATTGACATTAGCGTATTAAAGGCACCAATACTCAGCTCAATGGGGATTGTTGAACCGTATATTAGAGGTGGCGACGAAACGGAACCGGGTTCTTATATGAATGTTGGCGCTATTTTAATTGGAGGAAGATTACACTGTACAGGAACAGTTGTTGGAAAACAAACAATCCTTACGGCAGCACATTGTTTAGAAGGATATGAAAATCAGCTAGACAATATGAGCTTTATCTTAGGTACAAATATACAGCAACCTGAAATTCAAGCAATTGGCATAAGTAATTTCGAATATCCTAAGGAAAATATAATAGGATTCAAGTTTAATCGAAATACTTTAGAAGATGATATAGGATTGGTTTATCTCAAACACGAATTAACCGTTGAGCCAGTAATGTTACATACCGGTTTACCATCATGGAATGAAATATTGGATAAGAGAAAAAATTTGACTTTTGTAGGCTTTGGTTATGATGTCATTGAAGATCAAAAGGTTGGGGTTGGAATAAAAAGAGAGGCGTCTTGGTATATCAATAAGGTAGAGAATCGCAGAGTGGCTTTCCAAGTAATTGGAAAAAATACATGTAAAGGTGATTCCGGCGGGCCTGCTTTCATTTTTTCATCTAGATCAATAATTCAAGTAGGAATAACATCAGGAGGAAATAGTACTTGTACTGAAGGATTTGAAACTAGAATCGACGCTTTTAGCATATGGTTGGCTGGAAAAATAAGATGA
- a CDS encoding SRPBCC domain-containing protein yields MKFQPTVVTVESERELKWLGRVLLPGLFDGEHRFTIEPLAADKTRFRHSERFSGLLIPLFAASLQREVLPGFAAMNQGLKARAEQP; encoded by the coding sequence ATGAAATTTCAGCCGACTGTCGTTACCGTGGAGTCGGAGCGAGAATTGAAATGGCTGGGCCGGGTTCTGCTTCCCGGCCTGTTCGACGGCGAACACCGATTTACTATCGAACCGCTGGCCGCGGACAAAACCCGCTTCCGCCACAGCGAGCGTTTCAGCGGACTGCTAATCCCGCTATTTGCCGCCAGCTTGCAACGCGAGGTGCTGCCCGGTTTTGCAGCGATGAATCAGGGATTGAAAGCCCGCGCGGAACAGCCATAA
- a CDS encoding alcohol dehydrogenase catalytic domain-containing protein, producing the protein MQALVLSDTLAYRTDFAEPVPAADAALIELRLAGICATDLELAQGYAGFSGIPGHEFVGRVVAVGDPQHDAWLQQRVVGSINIGCQTCPECLQHGPEHCPNRRVLGIRGQHGAFADYLTLPIRNLHRIPDAVPDRAAVFVEPLAAALRVAEQLAQRPAGEIAVVGPGRLGLLIGKVLALAGHDVVMLGRTPASLALPSSWGLQTGLAADCPDNRFDCVVDASGNAAGFTAALRLTRARGTLVLKSTFAAGAALDLSKIVVAEITLLGSRCGPFAEAVELLVKGAVPLETMIDGEYPLRDGVAAFAHAAQPGVRKILLRC; encoded by the coding sequence ATGCAAGCACTGGTTTTATCCGACACCTTGGCCTACCGCACCGACTTTGCCGAGCCGGTGCCGGCAGCGGACGCAGCCTTGATCGAACTGCGCCTGGCCGGCATCTGCGCCACCGATCTGGAATTGGCGCAAGGTTATGCCGGCTTTAGCGGCATTCCCGGCCACGAATTCGTCGGCCGCGTGGTGGCGGTCGGCGACCCGCAACACGACGCTTGGCTGCAACAAAGGGTGGTCGGCAGCATCAACATCGGTTGCCAAACCTGCCCGGAATGCCTGCAACACGGCCCGGAACATTGCCCGAACCGGCGCGTGCTGGGCATCCGCGGCCAACACGGTGCCTTCGCCGACTATCTGACCCTGCCGATTCGCAACCTGCACCGCATCCCCGACGCGGTGCCGGATCGGGCGGCGGTATTTGTCGAACCGCTGGCGGCGGCCTTGCGCGTGGCTGAGCAACTGGCGCAGCGGCCGGCCGGCGAAATCGCCGTGGTCGGTCCGGGCCGGCTCGGCCTGTTGATCGGCAAAGTGCTGGCCCTGGCCGGCCACGACGTCGTGATGCTGGGCCGGACGCCGGCTTCGCTGGCTTTACCGTCAAGTTGGGGCTTGCAGACCGGTCTAGCCGCCGATTGCCCGGACAACCGTTTCGATTGCGTGGTCGATGCCAGCGGCAACGCCGCCGGCTTTACGGCAGCACTACGCCTGACCCGAGCGCGCGGCACGCTGGTATTGAAAAGCACTTTTGCCGCCGGCGCGGCGCTGGATTTAAGCAAAATCGTCGTCGCCGAAATTACGCTGCTCGGCTCGCGCTGCGGACCGTTCGCTGAGGCGGTGGAATTATTAGTGAAAGGCGCCGTGCCGTTGGAGACCATGATAGACGGCGAATACCCGTTGCGCGACGGCGTCGCCGCGTTCGCCCATGCCGCCCAGCCCGGCGTGCGCAAAATCCTGCTGCGGTGCTAA
- a CDS encoding CFI-box-CTERM domain-containing protein, translated as MNGHQHGRRGPTFPMRFNVVTFFLVAWLGSGWAAADEPNLRQRALTYPVLIPRVQPASSEAEQPASTQPAQRVDDKVSAPAVQRLPDRMTVKPPLLSQDQIRLKKELHALNRQKKQLEQEAVNARSQLDQKQAQLKQTSQPLLKQRLQLEINQINSQLGSLQQNLQNVDQQRQTLMMHITDSSDYQDDTEELTPAGQTGSEGPGRWNPDGRQNYCFIATAAYGSPLAQEVVALKRFRDRHLLPYSLGRAFVDVYYRYSPPVADYVARHQAARIATRMLLWPVVAALKHPALFWLSLLFGLGIAVKRQRKPVTGVKL; from the coding sequence ATGAACGGTCACCAACACGGTCGGCGCGGGCCGACGTTCCCGATGCGGTTTAACGTGGTTACTTTTTTCCTGGTGGCGTGGCTTGGCTCGGGCTGGGCGGCGGCGGACGAGCCGAACCTGAGGCAACGGGCGTTAACCTACCCGGTATTGATTCCGCGAGTACAGCCCGCATCAAGCGAGGCCGAACAACCGGCCAGCACCCAGCCGGCCCAGCGGGTTGACGACAAGGTGTCCGCGCCCGCGGTTCAGCGCTTGCCGGACCGAATGACGGTCAAACCGCCACTGCTGTCGCAAGATCAGATCCGGCTGAAAAAGGAATTGCACGCGCTAAACCGGCAGAAAAAACAGTTGGAACAAGAGGCGGTGAATGCCAGGAGTCAGCTCGATCAGAAACAGGCGCAGTTGAAGCAAACCAGCCAACCCTTGTTAAAACAAAGACTGCAGTTGGAGATCAATCAGATCAATTCGCAACTGGGTAGTCTGCAACAGAATCTGCAAAACGTTGACCAACAGCGGCAAACCTTGATGATGCACATCACCGATAGCAGCGATTATCAAGACGATACCGAGGAGTTGACGCCTGCCGGTCAGACCGGTTCCGAAGGCCCCGGCCGCTGGAATCCCGATGGCCGTCAGAATTATTGTTTTATCGCCACGGCTGCTTACGGCAGTCCGCTGGCGCAGGAAGTGGTGGCATTGAAACGCTTCAGGGACCGGCATTTGCTGCCATACTCGCTGGGCCGCGCCTTCGTCGATGTGTACTACCGGTATTCGCCGCCGGTCGCCGACTATGTCGCCCGGCACCAAGCTGCCCGGATTGCGACGCGGATGCTGCTCTGGCCGGTGGTGGCGGCACTGAAACACCCT
- a CDS encoding YgjV family protein, with protein MAALIDTLDLHSLAYAVGSIGIVLEWRAYWLPGGRAFRRWSATGALFWAGQYFLLNAWTAGLNMAGTALRTLLSAYLTHGAGKHWTAAGFTLAFAAFTAFSWQGPISLAPGFATINTTVALFYLDNRRMRIALLASSLAWIGNDLYWQAWPALLAESVAMLVNIRTIVGLYRQESV; from the coding sequence TTGGCCGCACTGATCGACACCCTGGATTTGCACAGCCTGGCCTATGCGGTGGGCAGTATCGGCATCGTGCTGGAGTGGCGCGCTTACTGGTTGCCGGGCGGCCGGGCGTTTCGGCGCTGGTCGGCGACTGGGGCCTTGTTTTGGGCCGGCCAGTATTTTTTATTGAACGCCTGGACCGCCGGCTTGAACATGGCCGGCACCGCGTTGCGCACCTTGTTGTCCGCTTACCTCACCCACGGGGCCGGCAAACATTGGACGGCGGCCGGATTTACCTTGGCTTTCGCCGCGTTCACTGCATTCTCCTGGCAGGGGCCGATATCGCTGGCGCCGGGCTTTGCGACCATCAATACCACCGTCGCGTTGTTTTATCTGGATAACCGGCGGATGCGCATCGCCTTGCTGGCCTCCAGCCTGGCCTGGATCGGCAACGACCTGTATTGGCAGGCTTGGCCGGCGTTGCTGGCCGAGAGTGTGGCCATGCTGGTCAATATCCGGACCATCGTCGGTTTATATCGACAAGAGTCGGTTTAG